The Opitutus sp. ER46 genome segment CCGCGGGCGCCACGCCGGGTGTGCAGTTTGTGCCGTGGCAGGAGGAGCCGCTGCTGTGCTTCGTGCCGGCGGGTCATCCCCTCGCCCACCGCCGGCAGATCGAGCTCCGGCAACTCGCCGGCGAGCCCATGATCGCGGTGTCGAGCGAGTCGGCGCCGGCGTTCGCCGAGTACATCCGCGAGCTCTGCCGCCAGGCGAAGTTTCGCCCCCGCATCGTGCTCGAGGCGCCGCGCGCGCAAGCCGTGGGGGTGATGGTCGCCGCGGGCTGCGGCGTCGCGCTGTTGCCGGCCTCGCTTGGCCGCGTCGTGGGCAAGGCGGCACCGGGCCTCCCGCTCGCCGAGCACCCGCGCATCGTGCACGTCTTCGCCCGCCGCAGCGGCATCCTCAGCGGCGTGATGAAAGACTTCGTCAGTTGCTTCGCCCGCTGACGCGGGCTCCGCAACTGACGACGTGAGAGTGAAAGTGAAGGTGAATAGTGTTCGCTGACGCGAAAACGGAAGTCGGCTGCATTCGTTCACACTCCGGCGCCCTTGCTCCGCGCCTCGCCCTTTTTCCACTCTCACTTTCACTCTCACTCTCACTCTCACTCTCCCTTTATCCATGCTCCTCTATTCCTACTCGGGCTGCAGCACTTGCCGCGATGCGGTGGCTTGGCTGCGCGCACATGCGGTCTCTGTCGAGGAACGACCGATCTACGAACGCCCGCCCTCCCTCGCCGAACTCAAGCGCATGCTGGCCTTCCAGGGCGGCGAGTTGCGGAAGCTCTTCAACACGTCGGGACTCGAGTACCGCGCGCTTGACCTGAAGACGAAGCTCCCGACGATGTCCGTCGAGGATGCGCTCAAGCTGCTCTCGGGCAATGGTCGCCTCGTGAAGCGGCCGTTTCTCCTCGGCGCCAATGTCGGACTCGTGGGCTTCAAGCCGGAGGTCTGGGCCGCTGCACTTCTGCCGCGCGCCTAGCCGCCGGGTTAGGACTTCGCCCCGGCGCGCTCTTCGCGCAGCCGCGGCACGCGAAAGTGAAACGTGGTGCCCGCGCTCGCCTCGCTGGTGAACCACACCGCTCCGCCGAGCATGCGCTCGCCCAGCAGCTTCATCGAAAAGGTGCCCAGCCCGCGGCCCAGATTGCCCTTGGTGCTGAAGTTGCGCTGGAAAACGCGGCGCGCGATCTCCGGCGGGATCACCCCCTCGTTCCACACGCAGAACTCCACCGCCTCCGCCGTGGAGTCGGCCCATACGCGCACCGTCCCGCCGACCGGCGTGGCCTCCAGCGCGTTGATCACCATGTTGTGCACCACCCGCAGCAGGAGCGTCACGTCGGTCACGATCGTGCCAAACGCGGCGTCCCGCGCCACCTCCAGCCGACGGTCCGGGGCCTCGGGATCGTTGGTGTAGCAGCGCGCCACGTCGTCGAGCACGGTCGCGACGTCGACCGGGAGCAGCGACTCCTGAAAGCGGTCGACCGACATCGTCGACAGGCAGCGCTGCAGTTCGATCTCCCGGACGAGACGTTTGCTGATCTCCACGAGCTTGGGCGCGAGATCGGCCGCGTTCGTCGGATCCATGGTCATGAGCTGTCCGGCGGTAAGGATCGACGCCACGGTGTTTTTCACGTCGTGGAAGAAGGTTCGATCCAGCGCGGCGCGGTGCTGCTGCTCGGAAATATCCTGGATGAACAGGAGGAGGATGCGGTGTCGATTGCGCACCAGGGGACACGCCTGCACCCGAAGATAAGCCTGCTCCGACCCATGCCGGGGATACTTCAGGTCGATCGCGCAGG includes the following:
- a CDS encoding arsenate reductase family protein yields the protein MLLYSYSGCSTCRDAVAWLRAHAVSVEERPIYERPPSLAELKRMLAFQGGELRKLFNTSGLEYRALDLKTKLPTMSVEDALKLLSGNGRLVKRPFLLGANVGLVGFKPEVWAAALLPRA
- a CDS encoding sensor histidine kinase, with the protein product MHSESNGGSAFANPGRDGAAPGRSAALSAAPATYYAEPGRASAAELARQLDVIAHDPVVDALLHAVAGLVAVLNDKRQVLAINAALLRLLGIEDPAKALGLRLGEAVGCVHAHAAPAGCGTTEYCSTCGAAIAQVTSLAQGEPVERTCAIDLKYPRHGSEQAYLRVQACPLVRNRHRILLLFIQDISEQQHRAALDRTFFHDVKNTVASILTAGQLMTMDPTNAADLAPKLVEISKRLVREIELQRCLSTMSVDRFQESLLPVDVATVLDDVARCYTNDPEAPDRRLEVARDAAFGTIVTDVTLLLRVVHNMVINALEATPVGGTVRVWADSTAEAVEFCVWNEGVIPPEIARRVFQRNFSTKGNLGRGLGTFSMKLLGERMLGGAVWFTSEASAGTTFHFRVPRLREERAGAKS